Genomic segment of Nocardioides conyzicola:
TCTCCGGCCCGGCCCCCGAGCGCCGCTCCGACCCGCACCGCGCGGTGTGGATCGAGCGCACGCAGCACCTCCTGGTCACCGACCCCGGTGGTTGCTGGGTCGCCGAGGACGACACCGGGATGGTGGGCATGGCGACGTCGTACCGGCGCGAGACGCTCTGGTGCCTCGCGACGTACGCCGTGCTGCCCGGCCGGCAGGGTCAGGGCATCGGCAAGCCGCTGCTCGCCGCCGCCATGAACCACGGCCGCGCCTGCACCCGCGGGATGCTCTCGTCGTCCTCGGACGCCAAGGCGGTCCGGGTCTACCACCAGGCGGGGTTCGCGCTGCACCCGCAGATGTACCTGACCGGCACCCTCGACCGGTCCACGCTCCCCGTCATCGAGAAGGTCCGCGAGGGCACCGCGTCCGACATCGACCTGATGGACTCGCTCGATCGAGGGGCCCGGGGCGCCGGGCACGGTCCCGACCACGAGCTGATGCTGCGGAGCTGGCGGCTGCTCGTGTCCGACACGACCACCGGGTCGGGCTACGCGTACCTCAACGAGCGCGGTCAGCTCGCGCTGCTGGCGGCGTCCAACCGGCGCACGGCGACGCGCGTGCTCTGGGCCGCGCTGGCCGACGGACCGGAGCAGGTGACGATCTCCCACGTCACGGGGGCGAACCAGTGGGTGCTCGACGTCGGGTTCGCCGCCCGGCTCGAGCTGCACCAGGAGGGCTACCTCGGCCTGCGCGGGATGAAACCGCCCGCGCCGTACGTTCACAACGGTGCCCTGCTGTGACGTGCGAGTCGCGAGAATAGGATCGGGTCATGACAACCGTCGACCTCCCGCTGCTGCCCCTCGGGCGCGGCACCGACCTCAACAGCGAGCGCGGCGTCGAGTGCCCCGGCGACCTGCCCGCAGCCTCCGACCCCGACCTGGTCGCGCGCGCTCTCGCCGCCAAGGAGGCGCTGGGCAGCAAGGTCTTCGTGCTGGGCCACCACTACCAGCGCGACGAGGTCATCCAGTTCGCCGACGTCACCGGTGACTCGTTCAAGCTCGCGCGGGACGCGGCCGCCCGCCCGGACGCCGAGTTCATCGTCTTCTGCGGCGTGCACTTCATGGCCGAGTCGGCCGACATCCTCACCGGGCCGGGCCAGCAGGTGATCCTCCCCGACCTCGCGGCCGGCTGCTCGATGGCCGACATGGCCCGCCTCACCCAGGTGGAGATGGCGTGGGAGGCGATGACCGCGGCCGGGGTCGCGGACTCCGTCGTACCCGTGACCTACATGAACTCCAGCGCCGACATCAAGGCGTTCTGCGGCCGCAACGGCGGCGTCGTCTGCACGTCGAGCAACGCCGAGGTCGCCCTCGAGT
This window contains:
- a CDS encoding GNAT family N-acetyltransferase, whose product is MADLTIRPMTPDDVAEAERVSDEGFFELDTRMQRISGPAPERRSDPHRAVWIERTQHLLVTDPGGCWVAEDDTGMVGMATSYRRETLWCLATYAVLPGRQGQGIGKPLLAAAMNHGRACTRGMLSSSSDAKAVRVYHQAGFALHPQMYLTGTLDRSTLPVIEKVREGTASDIDLMDSLDRGARGAGHGPDHELMLRSWRLLVSDTTTGSGYAYLNERGQLALLAASNRRTATRVLWAALADGPEQVTISHVTGANQWVLDVGFAARLELHQEGYLGLRGMKPPAPYVHNGALL